One segment of Ziziphus jujuba cultivar Dongzao chromosome 12, ASM3175591v1 DNA contains the following:
- the LOC107429269 gene encoding terpene synthase 10, with the protein MAIHSLSASLPTLTSDYRLQPFSAPISVSTLKGRNSQCRVKCISFVKKSEENVARRYANYQSTIWHFEYIQSLQSNYLGERYARQVDTLKDKVRVMLDQETDKLSQLELIDILQRLGLSYHFEEEIQSILKGLHGNNISQTWKSRDLYATALEFRLLRQHGYFVPQETFNVFKDETGNFKKDTSEDTLGMLLLYEASYYLTKSENILEEARDFTIKNLKKYVEENKDENEVSILVRHALELPLHWRVPRLESRWFINIYERSKDMNPILLELAKLDFNVVQSTHQQDLKHVSRWWSRSRLGEKLSFARDRLMESFLWTAGMAYEPQFGYFRRMTTKSFSLVTVIDDVYDIYGTLEELELFTDAVESWDMDAMDQLPYYMKICFLALHNSVNEMAFDVLKDQGLHIIKYLKKAWADLCKCYLQEAKWYHSGYTPRFEEYMENAWISIGGPIVLVNAYLFVSNPITQEALQFLEDHPNILRWPSMIVRLADDLGTSSDELERGDVPKSIQCYVYETGTSEDDAGKYIKFSMDETWKKMNEDYGNANCPLSGTFFRMAMNLARTAQCMYQHGDGHGVPDGETKDRVLSLLINPIPI; encoded by the exons ATGGCTATCCATAGCTTGTCTGCTTCGCTCCCCACTTTGACTTCAGATTATAGATTGCAACCATTTTCAGCTCCCATCTCAGTTTCAACGTTAAAAGGTCGAAATTCTCAGTGTCGTGTCAAATGCATATCCTTTGTCAAAAAATCCGAAGAAAATGTTGCTCGGCGATATGCTAACTACCAGTCTACCATTTGGCACTTCGAGTACATCCAGTCACTGCAAAGTAATTATCTG GGAGAGAGATATGCAAGACAAGTCGACACGCTGAAAGACAAGGTAAGAGTAATGCTTGATCAGGAGACAGATAAACTAAGTCAACTTGAACTGATTGATATACTGCAAAGGCTTGGATTATCTTACCACTTTGAGGAGGAAATACAGAGCATATTGAAGGGTTTACATGGTAATAATATTTCTCAGACATGGAAGAGCAGAGATTTGTATGCCACGGCTCTTGAATTTAGACTTCTTAGACAACATGGGTATTTTGTACCTCAAG AGACATTTAATGTTTTCAAGGACGAGACAGGGAATTTCAAAAAGGACACATCCGAGGATACCTTGGGAATGCTTTTATTATATGAAGCTTCATATTATTTAACAAagagtgaaaatattttagagGAAGCAAGGGATTTCACaatcaaaaatctaaaaaaatacgTAGAAGAAAACAAAGACGAAAATGAAGTTAGTATATTAGTGAGGCATGCCTTGGAGCTTCCACTTCATTGGAGGGTTCCACGACTAGAGAGCAGGtggttcattaatatatatgaaaGGAGCAAAGATATGAACCCTATTTTGCTTGAGCTTGCCAAATTAGATTTCAACGTGGTCCAATCGACTCACCAGCAAGATTTGAAACATGTGTCCAG GTGGTGGAGTAGAAGTCGACTTGGAGAAAAGTTGAGTTTTGCGAGGGACAGGTTGATGGAGAGTTTCCTATGGACAGCGGGAATGGCATATGAGCCTCAATTTGGATATTTTAGAAGAATGACCACCAAGTCTTTTTCACTAGTCACAGTAATTGATGATGTATATGATATTTATGGTACCTTAGAAGAACTGGAGCTCTTTACAGATGCTGTTGAGAG TTGGGATATGGATGCAATGGACCAGCTGCCATATTATATGAAGATATGTTTTCTTGCCCTTCACAATTCAGTAAATGAAATGGCCTTTGATGTGCTCAAAGACCAAGGACTTCACATCATTAAATACCTCAAAAAAGCG TGGGCAGATCTCTGTAAGTGTTACTTACAAGAGGCAAAGTGGTATCATAGTGGGTATACTCCAAGATTTGAAGAGTACATGGAGAATGCATGGATTTCAATAGGGGGTCCTATTGTGCTGGTCAATGCCTATTTGTTTGTTTCAAATCCCATTACACAAGAGGCTTTGCAGTTCTTGGAAGACCACCCCAACATACTTCGTTGGCCGTCAATGATTGTACGACTTGCTGATGATTTGGGAACATCATCG GATGAATTAGAAAGAGGTGATGTTCCAAAATCAATCCAGTGTTATGTGTACGAAACCGGCACCTCCGAAGATGATGCTGGGAAATACATCAAATTTTCTATGGATGAAACATGGAAGAAGATGAACGAAGATTATGGAAATGCAAACTGTCCCTTATCCGGGACTTTTTTCAGAATGGCAATGAATCTTGCTAGAACGGCCCAATGCATGTACCAACATGGAGATGGACATGGTGTGCCAGATGGAGAAACAAAAGACCGTGTTTTGTCATTGCTTATTAATCCCATTCCCATCTAG